One window of Cydia pomonella isolate Wapato2018A chromosome 5, ilCydPomo1, whole genome shotgun sequence genomic DNA carries:
- the LOC133517952 gene encoding uncharacterized protein LOC133517952, whose product MTGGNSGASGAPAGAVHRVAGGDGAGRGAGRRPPAQRQQRETGFSARETAGSVRGATPCTACGATNHCFSTCKFSEYICSMCRKTGHLRRMCPKRSSHNERATPGRYGGRSRAYFVTGEDSEGETSESEEEEEALYRVSLSQYKPI is encoded by the exons ATGACGGGCGGCAACAGTGGAGCATCAGGAGCGCCCGCGGGAGCGGTGCATCGCGTGGCTGGCGGAgacggcgcggggcgcggggccgGGCGGCGGCCGCCAGCGCAGCGCCAGCAGCGGGAAACGGGTTTTAGTGCGCGGGAAACAGCTGGAAGCGTACGCGGTGCGACGCCTTGTACTGCCTGCGGTGCTACTAATCATTGTTTTTCGACGTGCAAGTTCAGCGAGTACATATGTAGTATGTGCCGGAAGACGGGACATTTACGTCGAATGTGTCCCAAGAGGTCGTCTCACAATGAAAGAGCGACCCCAGGGCGCTATGGCGGCCGGTCACGGGCCTATTTTGTTACCGGAGAAGATAGCGAAGGGGAAACAAGTGAATCGGAGGAAGAGGAGGAAGCGTTGTACAGAGTTTCATTAAGTCAATACAAGCCG ATATAA